A single Nostoc sp. PCC 7107 DNA region contains:
- a CDS encoding response regulator: MQTPETNLILIVDDTPTNLEVLSEALTDAGFEVAVATSGESAIEQIEYDPPYLILLDIMMPGIDGFETCYRLKQNPQTKDIPVIFMTALSDTVDKVKGLSLGAVDYITKPFQQAEVLARVQIHVNLRNLNLALAEKNLRLEQEIKERAIAEAALQQLTHNLEQRVLERTQKLADALCTLEKAQIQLVQSEKLATLGQLVAGIAHEINNPVNFIHANLYYVSRYTQNLLELLKLYQNQLPKATPEILAKSKEIDLQYLLEDLPKILSSMEVGTERICDIIKSLRSFSRHDEAEVKVVDVHEGIESTLMILRRHLEAKPGQPKIQVFKEYGNLPKVECYPGKMNQVFMNVLSNAIDALTEAMDNYPSYVRSPMIRIMTEVLGSDRIAIRIADNGLGIPENIQKRIFDPFFTTKPAGKGTGLGMSISHQIITELHCGSLQCISQPGKGAEFVVEIPIQQPQLCHTGVVKQKFLSSPTQLDRKPAYQGLPIMVKADQK, translated from the coding sequence GTGCAGACTCCAGAAACAAATTTAATCTTGATTGTAGATGATACCCCCACTAACTTAGAGGTACTTTCAGAAGCTCTGACTGATGCTGGTTTTGAAGTTGCAGTCGCAACTAGCGGAGAAAGTGCGATCGAACAAATTGAATACGATCCACCATACCTCATCTTGTTAGATATTATGATGCCCGGAATTGACGGATTTGAAACCTGCTACCGACTGAAGCAAAATCCACAGACAAAAGATATTCCCGTCATTTTTATGACGGCTTTGAGTGATACAGTCGATAAGGTTAAAGGTCTTTCTTTAGGTGCTGTAGATTATATTACCAAGCCGTTTCAGCAAGCCGAGGTATTAGCTCGTGTGCAAATTCATGTGAATTTGCGAAATTTGAATCTAGCACTAGCAGAAAAAAATCTGCGTCTTGAACAAGAAATCAAAGAACGGGCGATCGCTGAAGCAGCTTTACAACAGTTAACGCATAACTTAGAACAAAGGGTTTTGGAACGTACTCAAAAACTTGCGGATGCGCTTTGCACCTTGGAAAAAGCTCAAATTCAGCTTGTGCAATCAGAAAAACTAGCTACACTAGGTCAACTAGTGGCGGGTATAGCCCACGAAATTAATAATCCTGTGAACTTTATCCACGCCAATCTTTATTATGTCAGTCGCTATACCCAGAACTTGCTAGAACTATTAAAGCTTTATCAAAACCAGTTACCCAAAGCTACTCCAGAAATTCTCGCTAAATCCAAGGAAATAGATTTGCAATATTTGCTCGAAGACTTACCTAAAATTCTCTCTTCAATGGAAGTTGGAACTGAGAGAATTTGTGACATTATTAAGTCTTTGCGTAGCTTCTCGCGTCATGATGAAGCGGAAGTAAAAGTTGTAGATGTCCATGAAGGTATAGAAAGTACACTGATGATTCTCCGCCGACATCTTGAGGCAAAACCAGGTCAGCCGAAAATTCAGGTATTCAAAGAATATGGCAACTTACCGAAGGTGGAGTGTTATCCAGGAAAAATGAATCAGGTGTTTATGAATGTTTTGAGTAATGCCATTGATGCTTTAACAGAGGCTATGGACAATTATCCTAGTTATGTGCGATCGCCCATGATTCGGATTATGACTGAGGTGCTGGGAAGCGATCGCATTGCCATTAGAATTGCTGACAATGGACTGGGAATACCAGAAAATATTCAAAAACGAATTTTCGATCCTTTCTTTACAACGAAACCTGCTGGTAAAGGTACAGGGTTAGGAATGTCAATCAGTCATCAGATTATCACTGAACTACATTGCGGTAGTTTGCAGTGCATTTCTCAGCCGGGGAAAGGAGCAGAATTCGTAGTTGAAATCCCTATTCAGCAGCCACAGCTTTGTCACACAGGCGTAGTCAAGCAAAAATTTTTAAGTTCTCCAACGCAACTTGACCGTAAACCGGCTTACCAAGGATTACCAATCATGGTAAAAGCGGACCAGAAATAG
- a CDS encoding ATP-binding protein has translation MSFKLLTKQIYHDSKAQKISLRLILVVPFVLQVVTAVGLTGYLSLRNGQKAVNELASRLLTEVSGRIDQHLDSYMHVPQKVVLLTSDVIDMGLLDLENKQQLGNFFLRRLKSFDIGYILLGFQTGDYIAAGYLFGDHRITIDELSFKNNHSSNHLYSWATDNQGQRTKIIQDNGGFIAKNEGWYSEAAKQGKSVWSPVYNWLVPPFNLSIAASHPIYDSNQKLLGVIAAEQRLSQISDFLRQLKVSQTGRTFIVEHNGLLIASSSYEEPFTIKNQKPQRLSVSDSKDPLIKATAKYLNEHFKNFEEIHDSQQIYFLLQGKRQFVQITPWRDDWGLDWLMVVVIPEEDFMAQINANTHTTILLCLLALGLAIILGFYTSEWITQPILQLSQASEAIANGKLDQKVQEFQVKELRILAQSFNMMATQLRESFTELSKTNEELEIRVEDRTKELRKAKENADSANKAKSEFLANMSHELRTPLNGILGYAQILQGSKTLTEKERKGINVINQCASHLLTLINDILDLSKIEARKLELHPTQFHFLSFLQAVAEICLIKAEQKGVEFIHQYDQNLPMAIEADEKRLRQVLINLLSNAIKFTDAGKVIFKVQLVRSENNLITNDVDTRSDVNTYKIRFQIEDTGIGIKSEELEKIFLPFEQAGSIKKQSEGTGLGLSISHKILTIMGGNLAVESEIGKGSIFWFELDIAKSQEWINISKNSPTSKIIGYQGRRQKILIVDNVVENRSVFVSLLEAFSFEVAEIGNGQNALAKIVEFQPDLIITGVCMPVMDGYEMLYHLRKSTALQNIKVVVSSASVFDDDKQKSFAAGADDFLSKPVQLCELLETLQKHLELEWIYEENNLDAIASAHIIGNNKLDKAEIILPPIEELNHLKELALKGRIKAIHKHLENIEKMDESYVLFVQYVNHLAQGFQMKEIRNFLEKICDMDHR, from the coding sequence ATGTCATTCAAGCTGCTCACTAAACAGATTTATCACGACAGCAAAGCGCAAAAAATCTCATTACGTTTAATTCTTGTTGTTCCTTTTGTACTACAAGTTGTGACGGCCGTAGGTCTGACAGGATATCTATCATTACGTAATGGACAAAAAGCTGTTAATGAATTAGCCAGTCGATTACTGACAGAAGTAAGTGGACGCATAGACCAACACTTGGATAGTTATATGCACGTTCCCCAAAAGGTTGTTCTCCTTACCTCAGATGTGATTGACATGGGCTTGTTAGATTTAGAAAATAAACAACAATTGGGAAATTTTTTTTTGCGGCGACTGAAATCATTTGATATTGGTTATATTCTTTTGGGTTTTCAAACAGGTGATTACATTGCTGCTGGATATCTCTTTGGTGATCATCGCATTACTATTGATGAACTATCTTTTAAAAATAATCATAGCAGTAATCATTTATATAGTTGGGCAACCGACAATCAGGGTCAACGGACTAAGATTATTCAAGATAATGGAGGATTTATTGCTAAAAATGAGGGGTGGTATTCAGAAGCAGCAAAACAAGGTAAATCTGTTTGGAGTCCGGTTTATAACTGGTTAGTACCGCCGTTTAACTTATCTATTGCTGCTAGTCATCCTATTTATGACTCTAATCAAAAACTGCTTGGTGTTATTGCTGCTGAACAACGACTTTCACAGATTAGTGATTTTTTGAGACAGTTGAAAGTTAGCCAAACAGGGAGAACTTTTATTGTTGAACATAATGGTCTATTAATTGCTAGTTCGAGTTATGAAGAACCCTTCACAATCAAAAACCAAAAGCCTCAACGTCTTTCAGTATCAGATAGCAAAGATCCTCTAATTAAAGCAACGGCAAAATATTTGAATGAACATTTTAAAAATTTCGAGGAAATTCATGATTCTCAACAAATTTATTTTTTACTTCAGGGTAAACGTCAATTTGTCCAGATTACTCCTTGGCGGGATGATTGGGGACTTGATTGGCTGATGGTTGTTGTGATTCCTGAAGAAGACTTCATGGCTCAAATTAATGCTAATACTCATACAACAATTCTGCTGTGTTTGTTAGCTTTAGGACTGGCAATTATCTTAGGATTTTATACATCTGAATGGATCACGCAACCAATTCTACAATTGAGTCAAGCTTCCGAAGCGATCGCCAATGGTAAACTAGACCAAAAAGTACAAGAATTTCAGGTTAAAGAACTGAGGATTTTAGCACAATCATTTAATATGATGGCCACACAATTACGAGAATCTTTTACTGAATTATCTAAAACTAATGAAGAATTAGAAATTCGCGTTGAAGACCGCACAAAAGAACTCAGAAAAGCCAAGGAAAATGCTGATAGTGCCAATAAAGCTAAAAGCGAATTTCTCGCCAATATGAGCCATGAGCTACGTACACCACTCAATGGGATTTTAGGTTACGCTCAAATTCTCCAAGGATCAAAAACTCTCACAGAGAAAGAGCGCAAAGGTATCAATGTTATTAACCAGTGTGCATCTCATTTACTAACTCTGATTAATGATATTCTTGACCTTTCTAAAATTGAGGCACGAAAATTAGAACTACATCCTACGCAATTTCATTTTCTTTCTTTTCTTCAGGCTGTTGCTGAAATTTGTCTCATTAAAGCAGAACAAAAAGGTGTAGAGTTTATCCATCAATATGATCAAAATCTGCCAATGGCTATCGAAGCCGACGAAAAACGTCTGCGGCAAGTTTTGATTAATTTGTTAAGTAATGCTATTAAGTTTACAGATGCAGGTAAAGTAATTTTTAAAGTTCAATTAGTAAGGTCTGAAAATAATTTAATCACAAATGATGTAGATACACGATCTGATGTAAACACTTATAAAATTCGCTTTCAAATAGAAGATACTGGTATTGGTATAAAAAGTGAAGAATTAGAAAAAATATTTTTACCATTTGAGCAAGCTGGTAGCATTAAAAAGCAATCGGAAGGCACTGGCTTAGGTTTGTCAATCAGCCATAAGATATTAACTATCATGGGTGGGAATTTGGCAGTAGAAAGCGAAATAGGCAAGGGTAGTATCTTTTGGTTTGAGTTAGACATAGCAAAATCCCAGGAATGGATAAACATATCTAAAAACTCACCAACAAGTAAGATTATTGGTTATCAAGGAAGAAGACAAAAAATATTAATAGTAGATAATGTTGTGGAAAATCGCTCTGTGTTTGTTAGTCTATTGGAGGCATTTAGTTTTGAAGTAGCAGAGATAGGAAATGGACAAAATGCGTTAGCAAAAATTGTTGAATTTCAACCTGATTTAATTATTACTGGTGTTTGTATGCCTGTAATGGATGGATATGAGATGTTATATCATTTGCGAAAATCTACAGCACTTCAAAATATTAAGGTTGTAGTTTCCTCCGCTAGTGTATTTGATGATGATAAACAAAAAAGTTTTGCCGCAGGTGCAGATGACTTTTTGTCCAAACCTGTTCAATTATGTGAATTATTAGAAACTTTACAAAAACATTTAGAGTTGGAATGGATTTATGAAGAAAATAATTTAGATGCGATAGCCTCTGCTCATATAATAGGAAATAACAAACTAGATAAAGCCGAAATTATTCTTCCACCAATTGAGGAATTGAATCATTTAAAAGAATTAGCTTTAAAAGGTCGAATAAAAGCTATTCATAAACATTTAGAAAATATAGAAAAAATGGACGAAAGCTATGTTTTATTTGTGCAATATGTTAATCACTTAGCTCAAGGATTCCAAATGAAAGAAATTAGAAATTTTCTAGAAAAAATTTGTGATATGGATCATAGATAA
- a CDS encoding thioester reductase domain-containing protein, producing MSYSAADIQVWMVSHLAELVGVETDEIDINENLENYGLDSAQAMTLVSKLEELLGFQPSPLLLWHYPNIASLSQRLAEELEEQSDVQDTGSVKQTSGNAIAEIPTLDLQAEVVLDPTINPGGAVYTPVDKPKKIFLTGSTGFLGAFIIRELLEQTDAELYCLVRASSLEDGKNKLQKNLEQYAIGETELNPRIIPVIGDLSQPLLGLGGELFQALATNIDTIYHSAALLNYVYPYSALKTANVLGTQEILRLACQIKVKPVHYVSSVAVFESPYYAGKVVKEDNDFSHWEGIFLGYSQTKWVAEKLVKIASDRGLPVTIHRPPLIAGDSQTGIGNTHDFINLMVKGCLQMGSFPDVEYMLDMSPVDYVSKAIVYLSMQPESIGKAFHLQHPHPVTLKVLVDWVSSFGYPVQMLPYDEWQAELIKNAASPDNPLYTLRPFLLERWSEEQLTIPDLYLQARRPTISCEATVKALAGSSISCPPIDSKLFITYTAYLIESGFLSIAL from the coding sequence ATGTCTTATAGTGCAGCAGATATTCAAGTATGGATGGTGTCTCACTTGGCTGAGTTAGTGGGTGTAGAAACCGACGAAATTGATATCAATGAAAATCTAGAAAACTATGGTTTAGACTCAGCACAAGCCATGACTCTAGTTAGTAAATTAGAGGAATTGCTAGGTTTTCAACCATCTCCTTTGTTGTTGTGGCATTATCCCAATATTGCATCTTTGTCTCAGCGTTTAGCTGAAGAATTAGAAGAACAATCGGATGTGCAAGATACAGGGAGTGTCAAGCAAACAAGTGGAAATGCGATCGCCGAAATTCCCACTCTCGATTTACAAGCCGAAGTAGTCCTCGACCCGACAATTAATCCTGGTGGCGCTGTTTACACCCCTGTAGACAAACCCAAGAAAATCTTCTTAACAGGTTCCACAGGCTTTTTAGGCGCTTTCATCATCCGGGAACTGCTAGAACAAACCGATGCAGAACTTTACTGTTTAGTACGCGCCAGCAGCCTCGAAGATGGTAAAAACAAGCTGCAAAAGAACCTAGAACAGTATGCAATTGGAGAAACTGAGTTAAATCCCCGCATTATTCCCGTCATTGGTGATTTATCTCAACCACTGTTAGGGCTTGGAGGAGAATTATTCCAAGCTTTAGCCACCAACATTGACACTATTTATCACAGTGCTGCTTTATTAAACTACGTTTATCCTTACTCCGCACTGAAAACCGCTAACGTTTTAGGTACACAAGAAATATTGCGCTTGGCTTGTCAAATCAAAGTCAAGCCTGTACATTATGTTTCCAGTGTGGCTGTCTTTGAATCACCCTATTACGCTGGGAAGGTGGTCAAAGAAGATAATGACTTTAGTCACTGGGAAGGTATTTTCCTCGGTTATTCCCAAACAAAATGGGTAGCTGAGAAATTGGTGAAAATAGCCAGCGATCGCGGTTTACCTGTGACCATCCACAGACCCCCATTAATTGCCGGCGATAGTCAAACAGGTATCGGTAACACCCACGACTTCATCAATTTGATGGTCAAGGGTTGTCTACAAATGGGTAGCTTCCCCGATGTAGAATATATGTTGGATATGTCGCCTGTAGACTATGTAAGTAAAGCGATTGTTTATCTGTCGATGCAGCCAGAGTCAATCGGTAAAGCTTTCCACTTACAACATCCCCACCCTGTGACTTTAAAAGTATTAGTTGATTGGGTAAGTTCTTTTGGTTATCCAGTGCAAATGCTACCCTACGATGAATGGCAAGCAGAGTTAATTAAAAATGCTGCCTCTCCAGATAATCCTTTGTATACTTTGCGACCATTTTTGTTAGAACGCTGGTCGGAAGAACAATTAACAATTCCAGATTTGTATCTGCAAGCGAGAAGACCAACAATTAGCTGTGAAGCGACGGTGAAAGCACTAGCAGGTAGTTCTATTTCCTGTCCGCCAATCGATTCTAAGTTGTTTATAACTTACACAGCTTATTTAATCGAAAGCGGTTTTTTGAGTATTGCTTTGTAA
- a CDS encoding PfaD family polyunsaturated fatty acid/polyketide biosynthesis protein: MTTFDMPLSTQDNGLRFSTYNYNQNLVWKGNLESISFEQQAIKDKLLVLDKPCYIVRIAGKVGVTNEGYLYPVENGTTSQVELLTSIAPLSLQQLGDPSFLSAYGVKYAYMTGAMAGGIASEEMVIALGKERILGSFGAGGLPPERIEAAIQKIQQALPNGPYAFNLIHSPNDMAIERRAVDLYLKYGVKVVEASAFLDLTPNIVYYRLAGLSLNDANQIIIKNKVIAKISRREVASKFMQPAPAKIIQELLEQGLITELQAKLAEKVPMADDITVEADSGGHTDNRPLVCLLPSLIALRNEIQAQYHYSQPIRIGAAGGIATPESTLAALMMGAAYVVTGSINQACVESGACEHTKKLLAQAEMADVTMAPAGDMFEMGVKVQVLKRGTMFPMRAQKLYELYRTYNSIEEIPAAEREKLEKQVFRKTIAEAWEGTAAYLSQKNPEKLGKAVNNPKLKMALIFRWYLGLSSRWSTAGEKGREVDYQIWCGPAMGGFNDWVRGSYLAEPENRRVVDVADHIMQGAAFSYRIQNLKIQGLQIPDYYTQYRPEVCQ, translated from the coding sequence GTGACGACCTTCGATATGCCACTCAGCACCCAAGATAATGGCTTGAGATTTTCTACCTACAACTACAATCAAAATCTTGTTTGGAAAGGTAACTTAGAAAGTATATCTTTTGAGCAGCAAGCTATCAAAGATAAATTACTTGTATTAGATAAACCTTGCTACATTGTGAGAATTGCCGGGAAAGTTGGTGTTACTAATGAAGGGTATTTATATCCTGTTGAAAATGGTACAACTTCACAGGTAGAATTACTAACTTCCATTGCACCACTTTCTCTTCAACAGTTAGGCGACCCCAGTTTTCTCTCTGCTTATGGTGTCAAATATGCCTACATGACTGGCGCAATGGCTGGTGGTATTGCTTCCGAAGAAATGGTGATTGCTTTAGGAAAAGAAAGAATTTTAGGTTCTTTTGGTGCAGGTGGTTTACCTCCAGAAAGAATAGAAGCCGCAATTCAAAAAATTCAGCAAGCTTTACCTAATGGCCCCTATGCTTTCAATTTAATTCACAGTCCTAACGATATGGCAATTGAACGCCGGGCTGTGGATTTATATCTGAAATATGGGGTGAAGGTTGTAGAAGCTTCGGCATTTTTAGATTTAACACCCAATATTGTTTATTATCGACTTGCTGGGTTAAGTTTAAATGATGCCAATCAAATCATCATTAAAAATAAAGTCATCGCTAAAATTTCTCGCCGGGAAGTTGCGAGTAAATTTATGCAGCCAGCACCAGCGAAAATTATTCAAGAATTACTTGAGCAAGGATTAATTACTGAGTTACAAGCTAAATTGGCTGAGAAAGTGCCAATGGCTGATGATATTACTGTAGAAGCTGATTCTGGCGGACATACTGATAATCGTCCTTTAGTTTGTTTGCTCCCTTCACTGATTGCGTTAAGGAATGAAATTCAAGCTCAATATCATTATTCTCAACCAATTAGAATCGGTGCAGCCGGGGGAATTGCTACCCCAGAATCAACCTTAGCAGCTTTGATGATGGGTGCGGCTTATGTAGTTACTGGTTCTATCAATCAAGCTTGTGTTGAATCTGGTGCTTGTGAGCATACCAAAAAACTATTAGCACAAGCAGAAATGGCTGATGTAACTATGGCTCCTGCTGGCGATATGTTTGAAATGGGTGTGAAAGTTCAAGTGCTAAAACGGGGTACGATGTTCCCCATGCGGGCGCAAAAATTGTATGAATTGTACCGCACTTATAACTCAATTGAAGAAATCCCTGCGGCAGAAAGGGAGAAGTTAGAAAAACAAGTTTTTCGGAAAACTATTGCTGAGGCTTGGGAAGGAACGGCTGCTTATTTATCACAGAAAAACCCGGAAAAATTGGGCAAAGCTGTAAATAATCCTAAGCTGAAAATGGCTTTAATTTTCCGTTGGTATTTAGGCTTATCTTCTCGCTGGTCTACTGCTGGTGAAAAAGGTCGAGAAGTTGATTATCAAATTTGGTGCGGCCCGGCGATGGGTGGTTTTAATGACTGGGTGCGTGGTTCTTATTTAGCTGAACCAGAAAACCGCCGAGTTGTCGATGTTGCTGACCATATTATGCAGGGCGCGGCGTTTTCCTATCGCATCCAAAATTTAAAAATTCAAGGTTTGCAAATACCCGATTACTACACTCAATATCGTCCTGAAGTTTGTCAATAA
- a CDS encoding type I polyketide synthase: MTQDNKNKIAIIGMDAFFGECNTLDTFERSIYDGKQHFIPLPEKRWYGINEQKDLLQEYGLIDGKPPVGAYIKDFEIDTLAYKIPPNEVEQLNPQQLLILKVAERAIKDAKLPEGGNVAVIIAAEAELSVHQLQQRWDLSWQIKDGLNAAEITLPAEKIAQLETIVKDSVHQQVEIGEYLSYITNIMASRISSLWDFTGPAFTLTSVETSAFKALEVAQMLLMTGEADAVVVGAVDLAGGVENVLLRHQTAKINSGVNTLSYDQKADGWTVGEGAGAVVLKRYDVAQENGDRIYATIDAVSIGQSLVNSANEAFHSAGVQPSQVKYVEVCASGIPQEDETEITSLLQAYPSVGNGLHCAIGSVKANIGHTQVASGIASLIKTALCLYYRYIPGTPNWSGVKTPQQWEGSPFYVATESRPWFLGKDSDLRIAAINGVGCDGTYAHLIISEDPTQEERPSRYLEQMPYHLFPIAADDKDSIFAALNSLQKSIETSSSLSESASQAFAAYKANTQAQYAIAINGRNKKELLKEIESARKGVKTAFDKGTDWQTPVGSYFTPKPLGQSAEIAYVYPAAVNSYVGMGRNLFRLFPRIFNDHMVKSIHKRVADVELRVFPRSLSKLSLRQLETLEKQLLDDSLAMFEAEMFFTRLLTTIIRDDFQLKPKYVFGYSLGETSMMVAQGVWSDFFQGSSSFNSSALFGSRLSGPKNAVREFWGLPNTDNSDKTFWGNFVLMTSPEQVQAAIKNEPQVYLTQINTPEEVLIAGEPAACKRVIAALGCNSFVAPFDHVIHCETMRSEHGELVKLNTLPSQNLSGVTFYSAAEYQPIVIESGAIADHIATGLCQQLDFPRLVNRLHDDGARIFIEAGAGGVCSRWIDKILEDKDHITVSLNRRGMDDHTNIVKALAKLLSHRVAVDLSPLYNLAPTTKQNKATLRTITVGGKSITASILTEENRQLFQDLATKAKDIQAENLHSNIPFPDEVDIIKSLQDTHKILGGEILTQNAEVSRKDIIEHGFTAAEKLESSELIATPNQASAINHDLDILIRMLELNTSHCQKLNANNARITQAHTAFLQARQDFSKQMGEIIQLQLVCAEDLLKE, translated from the coding sequence ATGACACAAGATAATAAAAACAAAATTGCGATTATTGGCATGGATGCCTTCTTCGGCGAATGTAATACCTTAGATACTTTTGAACGCAGTATTTATGATGGCAAACAGCATTTTATACCCCTACCTGAAAAAAGATGGTATGGCATAAATGAACAAAAAGATTTACTGCAAGAATACGGTCTAATTGATGGTAAACCACCTGTTGGGGCATATATCAAAGACTTTGAAATTGATACTTTGGCCTATAAAATTCCTCCCAACGAAGTCGAACAACTCAACCCCCAACAACTCTTAATCTTGAAGGTTGCAGAACGCGCCATTAAAGATGCGAAACTACCGGAAGGTGGAAATGTCGCGGTAATTATTGCGGCTGAAGCAGAATTATCTGTTCATCAGCTACAGCAAAGATGGGATTTGTCTTGGCAAATCAAAGATGGTTTGAATGCAGCAGAAATTACCTTACCAGCAGAAAAGATTGCTCAACTAGAAACCATCGTTAAAGATAGCGTTCACCAACAAGTAGAAATTGGTGAGTACTTAAGCTATATCACCAACATCATGGCGAGTCGCATATCTTCGCTGTGGGACTTTACCGGGCCTGCTTTCACTCTCACATCTGTAGAGACTTCTGCTTTCAAAGCGTTAGAAGTTGCTCAAATGCTATTGATGACTGGTGAAGCTGATGCAGTCGTTGTTGGTGCTGTTGACTTAGCTGGTGGTGTAGAAAATGTTTTGTTACGCCATCAAACAGCCAAGATAAACAGTGGTGTGAATACCCTGAGTTATGACCAAAAAGCCGACGGTTGGACTGTGGGTGAAGGTGCTGGTGCAGTTGTTCTCAAACGCTATGATGTGGCACAAGAGAATGGCGATCGCATTTATGCCACTATTGATGCTGTTAGTATCGGACAATCTCTTGTTAATTCAGCTAACGAAGCCTTTCATAGCGCAGGTGTACAACCTTCTCAGGTGAAGTATGTAGAAGTTTGCGCCAGCGGTATCCCCCAAGAAGACGAAACCGAAATCACTAGTTTATTGCAAGCATATCCATCTGTAGGGAATGGTTTGCACTGTGCTATCGGTAGCGTCAAAGCCAATATCGGACACACTCAAGTAGCTTCGGGAATTGCCAGCTTAATTAAAACAGCATTGTGTCTTTACTACCGCTACATTCCTGGTACTCCCAACTGGTCTGGCGTAAAAACACCTCAACAATGGGAAGGAAGTCCTTTTTATGTGGCGACAGAATCTCGCCCTTGGTTCTTGGGTAAAGATTCTGACCTTCGGATAGCAGCAATTAATGGTGTGGGTTGTGATGGCACTTACGCTCATCTGATTATCTCGGAAGACCCCACCCAAGAAGAACGCCCTAGCCGATATTTGGAACAAATGCCATATCATCTGTTCCCCATTGCAGCTGACGACAAAGACAGTATCTTTGCGGCGCTAAATAGTTTGCAAAAAAGCATTGAAACTAGTTCTTCTTTATCAGAGAGTGCTAGTCAAGCCTTTGCTGCATATAAAGCTAATACTCAGGCACAGTACGCCATAGCTATCAACGGACGGAACAAAAAAGAACTTCTCAAAGAAATCGAATCAGCCCGTAAAGGTGTCAAAACGGCTTTTGATAAAGGTACAGACTGGCAAACACCTGTAGGTAGTTACTTCACACCTAAACCTTTGGGACAAAGTGCTGAAATTGCTTATGTGTATCCAGCGGCGGTGAACTCTTATGTGGGCATGGGTCGGAATCTTTTCCGCCTGTTCCCTAGAATCTTCAACGACCACATGGTGAAGAGTATACATAAGCGGGTAGCGGATGTAGAACTACGAGTGTTTCCGAGAAGTTTGAGTAAATTATCCCTCAGACAGCTAGAAACTCTAGAAAAGCAATTGCTAGATGACTCTTTAGCAATGTTTGAAGCGGAAATGTTCTTTACCAGGCTCCTCACCACAATTATTCGGGATGACTTTCAACTCAAGCCGAAGTATGTATTTGGCTACAGTTTGGGTGAAACTAGTATGATGGTCGCTCAAGGGGTTTGGAGCGATTTCTTTCAAGGTAGTAGTTCCTTTAATTCCTCAGCGTTGTTTGGGAGTAGGTTATCTGGCCCGAAAAATGCTGTCCGCGAGTTTTGGGGCTTACCAAACACAGATAATTCAGATAAAACCTTTTGGGGTAACTTCGTCTTGATGACCAGTCCCGAACAAGTTCAGGCAGCCATCAAGAACGAGCCACAAGTTTATCTAACACAAATTAATACACCGGAAGAAGTGTTAATTGCTGGTGAACCAGCCGCTTGTAAGCGAGTTATCGCCGCCTTGGGTTGTAATTCTTTCGTGGCTCCTTTCGATCACGTTATCCACTGTGAAACGATGCGCTCGGAGCATGGAGAGTTAGTTAAATTAAATACTTTGCCATCCCAGAATCTATCAGGTGTTACCTTCTACTCGGCGGCGGAATATCAACCTATTGTAATTGAGAGTGGTGCGATCGCTGACCACATCGCCACCGGACTTTGTCAACAATTAGATTTCCCCCGCCTAGTCAACCGCCTCCACGACGACGGCGCAAGAATTTTCATCGAAGCTGGTGCGGGTGGTGTCTGTTCCCGCTGGATTGATAAAATCCTCGAAGACAAAGACCACATCACTGTATCCCTCAATCGCCGGGGGATGGATGACCATACTAACATTGTCAAAGCACTAGCAAAACTTCTCAGCCATCGCGTAGCTGTAGATTTATCACCACTCTACAATCTCGCACCAACAACTAAACAAAATAAAGCCACCTTACGCACTATTACAGTCGGTGGTAAATCGATTACAGCGAGTATTTTGACTGAAGAAAATCGCCAACTTTTCCAAGATTTAGCTACGAAAGCAAAAGATATTCAAGCAGAAAATCTGCATTCAAATATACCATTTCCTGATGAAGTTGACATCATCAAATCACTGCAAGATACTCATAAAATCTTAGGCGGTGAAATTCTGACTCAAAATGCCGAAGTTTCCAGGAAAGATATCATTGAACACGGTTTTACAGCAGCAGAAAAATTAGAATCTTCTGAGTTAATCGCCACGCCTAACCAAGCATCTGCTATCAATCATGATTTAGATATATTAATTAGAATGCTGGAGTTAAATACATCTCATTGTCAAAAGCTGAATGCTAATAATGCTCGGATAACGCAAGCACATACAGCTTTTTTACAAGCTCGTCAAGATTTTAGTAAGCAAATGGGTGAAATTATTCAATTGCAATTAGTTTGCGCCGAAGATTTGCTTAAAGAATGA